A part of Marinomonas rhizomae genomic DNA contains:
- the fabA gene encoding 3-hydroxyacyl-[acyl-carrier-protein] dehydratase FabA produces the protein MTTASSFEKDELLKCGHGEMFGAGNAQLPVGNMLMMDRITHISTEGGEHGKGEIIAELDINPDLWFFACHFPGDPVMPGCLGLDAMWQLVGFFLGWKGNKGRGRALGSGEVKFTGQILPTAKKVTFHINLKRVIERKLVMGIADGSVKVDGREIYTAKDLRVGLFTSTDNF, from the coding sequence ATGACTACAGCTTCATCTTTTGAAAAAGACGAACTATTAAAATGCGGCCACGGTGAAATGTTTGGTGCAGGCAATGCCCAACTTCCTGTCGGCAATATGCTAATGATGGATCGCATTACTCACATCTCGACCGAAGGCGGGGAACACGGCAAAGGCGAAATTATTGCTGAGCTAGATATCAATCCTGACCTATGGTTTTTTGCGTGTCACTTCCCAGGAGATCCGGTTATGCCAGGTTGCCTTGGCTTAGACGCGATGTGGCAGCTAGTAGGATTTTTTCTAGGCTGGAAAGGAAATAAAGGGCGCGGGCGCGCACTGGGTTCTGGCGAAGTGAAATTCACTGGGCAAATCCTTCCAACAGCGAAAAAAGTTACCTTCCACATTAATCTTAAGCGTGTTATTGAGCGTAAGTTAGTGATGGGGATTGCAGACGGAAGTGTTAAAGTTGATGGTCGTGAAATTTACACAGCAAAAGACTTGCGTGTAGGCTTATTCACTTCAACTGATAACTTCTAA
- the proB gene encoding glutamate 5-kinase, whose translation MEMREKIAKAQRVVVKIGSALLTNDGQGLDVARIGLWVAQIAELRAQGKEVVLVSSGSIAAGMKRLGFSSRPTQVNELQAAAAVGQMELVGVYESHFEKHGLCTAQILLTHDDLSNRRRYLNARSSLRTLLGFGVVPIVNENDTVVTDEIRFGDNDTLGALVANLVEADLLIILTDQHGLYDKNPRDHKDATLITHISASDTRLESMASGGAGVLGSGGMLTKVRAALLAARSGADTLIASGREDNVIVRVASGEMLGTWLQPEHGRVAARKQWLAGHLKSRGALILDDGAVKALRKAGTSLLPVGVKDAQGTFSRGDMVICVDLQGGLVARGLVNYSVAETLKLLGQPSSNIGDILGYKGEPELIHRDDLVII comes from the coding sequence ATGGAAATGCGAGAAAAAATAGCTAAGGCGCAGCGTGTCGTTGTGAAGATTGGCAGTGCGTTATTGACAAACGATGGTCAGGGGTTGGATGTTGCCCGAATTGGTCTTTGGGTTGCTCAAATTGCTGAGTTAAGGGCGCAAGGAAAAGAAGTGGTGTTGGTCTCTTCTGGTTCTATTGCGGCTGGTATGAAGCGTCTTGGCTTTTCTTCTCGTCCCACTCAAGTGAATGAGCTGCAAGCTGCGGCAGCCGTTGGGCAGATGGAGTTGGTGGGGGTTTATGAGTCTCATTTTGAAAAGCATGGCTTATGCACTGCGCAAATTCTACTGACTCATGATGATTTATCTAACCGCCGACGTTACTTAAACGCTCGATCTTCGTTGCGTACTTTGCTTGGCTTTGGTGTTGTACCCATAGTTAACGAAAATGACACAGTTGTAACCGACGAAATTCGTTTTGGCGATAATGATACGCTGGGCGCCTTGGTGGCCAATCTGGTTGAAGCTGATTTGTTGATTATTCTTACTGACCAGCATGGGCTGTATGATAAAAATCCACGTGATCATAAAGATGCAACATTAATCACGCATATTTCAGCATCGGATACACGTCTTGAGTCTATGGCGAGTGGTGGTGCAGGTGTGCTTGGTAGTGGCGGTATGCTAACAAAAGTGCGAGCGGCACTTTTGGCGGCTCGCTCTGGTGCAGATACTTTGATTGCTTCGGGTCGTGAAGATAATGTGATTGTCCGCGTTGCTTCAGGCGAAATGCTGGGTACTTGGTTGCAGCCGGAGCACGGAAGAGTGGCTGCACGTAAGCAATGGTTGGCTGGGCATCTGAAGAGTCGCGGTGCTTTGATTCTAGATGATGGTGCTGTAAAGGCATTGCGAAAGGCGGGTACCAGTCTTCTGCCTGTTGGGGTGAAGGACGCGCAAGGGACTTTTTCGCGTGGGGATATGGTTATTTGTGTGGATTTGCAGGGCGGTTTAGTTGCTCGAGGCTTAGTGAACTACAGTGTGGCTGAAACGCTGAAGTTGCTTGGTCAGCCTTCGTCTAATATTGGTGATATTTTGGGTTACAAAGGTGAGCCAGAATTAATTCATCGCGATGATTTGGTTATTATTTAA
- the rplU gene encoding 50S ribosomal protein L21, translating into MFAVIKTGGKQYRVEEGQTLKVEKLAVEEGGAIQFDDVLLVCNGDDVKVGAPVVEGAKVTAEVVAHGRGDKVKILKFRRRKHSMKRMGHRQWFTEVKITGIN; encoded by the coding sequence ATGTTTGCAGTGATCAAAACTGGCGGTAAGCAATACCGTGTAGAAGAAGGCCAAACCCTTAAGGTTGAGAAATTAGCTGTTGAAGAAGGTGGCGCGATTCAATTCGACGACGTTCTTCTTGTATGCAATGGCGACGACGTTAAAGTTGGCGCACCTGTTGTAGAAGGCGCTAAAGTGACAGCGGAAGTTGTTGCACACGGTCGCGGTGACAAAGTGAAAATTTTGAAATTCCGTCGTCGTAAGCACTCTATGAAGCGTATGGGTCATCGTCAGTGGTTCACGGAAGTGAAAATAACTGGCATTAACTAA
- the cgtA gene encoding Obg family GTPase CgtA, giving the protein MKFVDEASIYVRAGKGGNGALSFWREKFVAKGGPDGGDGGNGGSVILVADEALNTLIDFRFTKKYIAESGEGGQGRDMTGSKGPDLEIKVPVGTTVIDDDTGETLGDLVRDGQTLKVAQGGHHGLGNTRFKSSTNRAPRQTTKGTVGEERTLKLEMKVLADVGLLGLPNAGKSTFIRAVSSAKPKVADYPFTTLVPNLGVVKVKKHQSFVVADIPGIIEGASEGAGLGIRFLKHLVRNRILLHIVDLAPWDEITPAEAAVIAVNELHQFSPALAERDRWLVLNKTDMVPEDELEERCQSVIDALGWEGKAYRISAISGEGTEVLCLDLMTALDEKRELLLESPEAREKEKAMRTLIDEEGRNRIMSLREKRRKAGLLVDDDDFDEDDYDVEVEYVS; this is encoded by the coding sequence GTGAAATTTGTTGATGAAGCCAGTATCTACGTGAGAGCGGGTAAAGGCGGAAATGGAGCGTTGAGTTTTTGGCGCGAGAAGTTTGTGGCGAAAGGCGGTCCTGATGGTGGTGACGGCGGTAATGGCGGTAGTGTCATACTGGTTGCTGATGAAGCCTTAAACACTCTGATCGATTTTCGTTTTACGAAGAAATACATCGCCGAGAGTGGCGAGGGTGGTCAAGGTCGAGACATGACTGGCTCGAAAGGGCCTGATCTTGAAATTAAAGTGCCTGTTGGTACGACGGTTATTGATGATGACACTGGTGAGACGCTGGGCGATCTTGTTCGTGATGGTCAAACGTTAAAAGTTGCTCAAGGTGGTCACCATGGCCTTGGTAATACTCGATTTAAGTCCAGTACCAACCGTGCACCGCGCCAAACGACTAAAGGTACGGTAGGTGAAGAGCGCACCTTGAAGCTAGAGATGAAGGTCTTGGCGGATGTTGGTTTGCTTGGTCTTCCTAATGCAGGTAAATCGACGTTCATTCGCGCGGTTTCTTCTGCTAAGCCGAAAGTTGCGGATTATCCTTTTACAACCTTGGTGCCGAACCTTGGGGTGGTAAAAGTGAAAAAGCACCAGAGTTTCGTTGTTGCCGATATTCCTGGGATTATCGAAGGTGCATCTGAAGGTGCAGGTCTTGGTATTCGTTTCTTGAAGCACTTAGTACGTAACCGTATTTTGTTGCACATCGTAGACTTGGCGCCTTGGGATGAGATTACTCCCGCAGAGGCGGCCGTTATTGCTGTTAACGAATTGCATCAGTTTAGCCCTGCGTTGGCAGAGCGTGATCGTTGGTTAGTTTTGAATAAAACTGACATGGTGCCAGAAGATGAGTTGGAAGAGCGTTGCCAAAGTGTTATTGATGCGCTGGGCTGGGAAGGTAAGGCTTACCGCATTTCTGCAATATCAGGTGAAGGTACGGAAGTATTGTGTTTGGATCTGATGACGGCGCTTGATGAAAAGCGTGAGCTGTTACTAGAAAGTCCGGAAGCTCGTGAGAAAGAAAAAGCCATGCGTACCTTGATTGATGAAGAAGGCCGTAATCGTATTATGTCATTGCGTGAAAAGCGTCGTAAAGCTGGTCTCTTAGTTGATGACGATGATTTCGATGAAGATGACTACGATGTTGAAGTGGAATACGTTAGCTAA
- a CDS encoding alpha/beta fold hydrolase, whose amino-acid sequence MSSQRNINLAAWQYQVGDGYIQGYLGPLKNSQPTIHFLHGNGFAVKTYLHFLEKLEGYNLILQDAAGHGESTAGKRFIGWNDTASRFRASLGAQRKVLPENELIGVGHSFGGCMTALMSEQDPTLFDRLVLLDPALFPPRLIWMMRGVKLAGLKSQIPLVKQARRRRTQWESFAQVKSNFFERGTFKGWKPECLEDYIEFSIKHDEKGHYQLGCPSWMEAEIFSSYPKRLWAAIANISVPTYIIQGKDTFDYFKEAYRLAAKLNPNIQVVEVDGGHCFMQQHSAESARVVLDILKKNESGKLI is encoded by the coding sequence ATGTCTTCACAAAGAAATATAAACCTAGCGGCTTGGCAGTATCAAGTGGGTGACGGTTATATACAAGGTTACCTAGGTCCATTGAAAAATAGTCAGCCGACGATACATTTTCTTCATGGTAACGGCTTTGCGGTAAAGACGTATTTGCATTTTTTAGAAAAGCTCGAAGGCTATAATTTGATTTTGCAAGATGCGGCCGGTCATGGAGAGTCGACCGCAGGCAAGCGCTTTATCGGGTGGAATGACACTGCTTCTCGTTTTAGAGCGTCGTTGGGGGCGCAGCGAAAAGTGTTGCCTGAGAATGAGTTGATTGGTGTTGGGCACAGCTTTGGTGGTTGCATGACCGCATTAATGAGTGAGCAAGATCCAACCCTTTTTGATCGATTGGTTTTGTTGGATCCTGCCCTTTTTCCGCCGCGCTTAATTTGGATGATGCGTGGCGTAAAGCTGGCAGGCTTAAAAAGCCAAATCCCCCTAGTAAAACAGGCTCGTCGCCGTCGTACCCAATGGGAAAGTTTTGCTCAAGTGAAAAGTAATTTTTTTGAGAGGGGGACGTTCAAAGGCTGGAAACCTGAATGTCTAGAGGATTATATTGAATTTTCTATTAAACATGATGAAAAAGGGCATTACCAATTAGGGTGTCCATCATGGATGGAGGCGGAGATCTTTTCCAGTTACCCTAAGCGACTTTGGGCTGCGATTGCTAACATATCTGTGCCTACTTACATTATTCAAGGTAAAGACACGTTTGATTATTTCAAAGAGGCATATCGATTGGCGGCAAAGCTGAACCCGAATATTCAGGTGGTCGAGGTCGACGGAGGTCATTGCTTTATGCAGCAGCATTCGGCTGAGTCTGCGCGCGTAGTGTTGGATATATTAAAGAAGAACGAGAGTGGAAAGTTAATATAA
- a CDS encoding lysophospholipid acyltransferase family protein, translating to MSIWASARSWIGSTIFSIYYMVSTIIFGVLAPFATVLLPKNFRQPVLNLHNKGLLFVFRVFCGVKVEIIGLEHINKNRPFVLVANHQSEWETYVLQVLMAPVSTVLKKELLSVPFFGWGLRMVQPIAIDRSQRTNALKQIISQGKERLDDGRSVLIFPEGTRIAPNAEQAFNKGAAMLATSAGVPILPVVHNAGYTWPGKRWRKFPGAIRVVIGPIIESEGKKTSALHEEMDVWMRAEMAKLPKGNDFLY from the coding sequence ATGAGCATATGGGCGTCAGCAAGATCTTGGATCGGCTCAACAATATTTTCCATTTACTATATGGTATCCACCATAATATTTGGTGTCCTTGCGCCTTTCGCGACTGTCTTGTTACCGAAGAATTTTCGTCAGCCAGTTTTAAATCTGCATAACAAAGGTTTGCTGTTTGTCTTTCGAGTTTTTTGTGGTGTGAAAGTTGAAATTATTGGTTTAGAGCATATCAATAAGAATCGTCCATTTGTGCTGGTGGCAAACCACCAAAGCGAGTGGGAAACCTATGTGCTGCAAGTATTGATGGCACCTGTATCAACGGTATTGAAGAAAGAGTTGTTGTCCGTGCCTTTCTTTGGTTGGGGCTTACGCATGGTTCAACCTATTGCTATTGACCGTTCCCAGCGCACCAATGCGTTGAAGCAAATTATCAGTCAGGGTAAAGAGCGTTTAGATGATGGCCGTTCAGTGCTAATTTTTCCTGAAGGCACTCGAATCGCGCCTAATGCAGAGCAAGCCTTTAACAAAGGCGCTGCCATGTTAGCGACATCTGCTGGTGTGCCTATTTTGCCTGTGGTACACAATGCTGGTTACACTTGGCCTGGTAAGCGTTGGCGTAAGTTTCCTGGCGCTATCCGTGTTGTTATTGGGCCTATTATCGAGTCTGAAGGCAAGAAAACCTCAGCATTACATGAAGAGATGGATGTTTGGATGCGTGCTGAAATGGCGAAACTCCCCAAAGGAAATGATTTCCTGTATTAG
- the ispB gene encoding octaprenyl diphosphate synthase — MQPIQIHDVVANEFGQVNDYIVSQLSSDIPLIEQIGYYIISNGGKRLRPLLVLLAARASAELDQTKLDQAIQMATIIEFIHTSTLLHDDVVDESDMRRGKKTANEEWGNAPSVLVGDFLYSRAFQIMVDVGSMQCMSILAKTTNIIAEGEVQQLINCGDPDTTEESYLKVIQYKTAKLFEGAALCGAVISGASTEYQIALRDFGMYVGTAFQLIDDVMDYTSTAEEMGKSVGDDLAEGKPTLPLIFTMKHGSSEAVERVRQAILTGGLEQLETIINDVQGCGAIEYTQQKAQEQADLAIKAIAPLPKSDYKAALIALANASVKRRN, encoded by the coding sequence ATGCAACCAATACAGATACACGATGTTGTGGCCAATGAATTTGGCCAAGTGAATGACTATATTGTGTCACAACTTAGTAGTGACATCCCTCTAATCGAGCAAATCGGCTACTACATTATTAGTAATGGCGGGAAACGATTGCGACCGCTGTTGGTTTTATTGGCGGCAAGAGCCAGCGCAGAACTAGATCAAACAAAACTTGATCAAGCCATTCAAATGGCCACTATCATTGAATTCATACACACATCGACACTATTACATGACGACGTGGTTGACGAATCGGATATGCGCCGCGGCAAAAAAACAGCGAACGAAGAATGGGGAAATGCGCCAAGCGTTTTAGTGGGCGACTTTCTTTACTCTCGCGCCTTCCAAATCATGGTAGATGTTGGCAGCATGCAATGCATGAGCATTTTAGCTAAAACGACCAATATTATTGCCGAAGGTGAGGTCCAGCAACTCATTAATTGCGGCGACCCAGATACGACAGAAGAAAGTTATTTAAAAGTTATCCAATACAAAACAGCAAAATTGTTCGAAGGTGCTGCACTTTGTGGCGCAGTTATATCCGGTGCCAGCACCGAGTATCAAATCGCTTTAAGAGATTTTGGAATGTATGTCGGAACCGCTTTTCAGCTAATTGATGACGTAATGGATTACACCAGTACCGCTGAAGAGATGGGCAAAAGTGTTGGCGACGACCTTGCTGAAGGAAAACCAACCCTACCGCTCATCTTCACCATGAAACATGGCTCTTCAGAGGCAGTGGAAAGAGTAAGGCAAGCAATATTAACCGGTGGCCTTGAGCAATTAGAGACGATTATAAATGATGTGCAAGGCTGCGGAGCTATTGAATACACGCAACAAAAAGCACAAGAACAAGCTGACCTCGCAATAAAAGCCATTGCCCCCTTGCCAAAGTCTGACTATAAGGCCGCACTTATTGCGCTTGCCAATGCTTCTGTGAAGCGCCGCAACTAG
- the rpsT gene encoding 30S ribosomal protein S20 — protein sequence MANSAGSKKRARQAVKSRAHNGSLRSMVRTYLKKVDAAIEAGNQADAQAAYVLATSKLDKAADKGLYHKNKAARHKSRLSAKIKALA from the coding sequence GTGGCAAATTCCGCCGGTTCAAAAAAACGCGCGCGCCAAGCAGTAAAAAGCCGCGCTCACAATGGTAGCCTTCGTTCAATGGTTCGCACGTACTTGAAAAAAGTAGATGCGGCTATCGAAGCAGGCAATCAAGCTGACGCACAAGCAGCTTACGTTCTAGCAACTTCTAAGCTAGACAAAGCCGCAGACAAAGGCCTATATCACAAAAACAAAGCAGCTCGTCATAAGAGCCGCTTGAGTGCTAAAATCAAAGCACTGGCCTAA
- the fabB gene encoding beta-ketoacyl-ACP synthase I gives MRRVVVTGLGIVSCLGNDKESVLNSLREGQSGIRFAEDYKEHGFRSHVCGRIDLDSERIDRKVRRFMGDAATYAYVSMQQAITDAGLTEDQVSNIRTGLVAGSGGASAKNLVDSADTLREKGVKRVGPYRVTQTMGSTVSACLATPFKIKGVNYSITSACSTSAHCIGNAMELIQLGKQDIVFAGGGEEESWTQTCMFDAMGALSSKYNDTPEKASRAYDANRDGFVIAGGGGMLVIEELEHAKARGAKIYAELVGYGATSDGYDMVAPSGEGAVRCMQMAMSTIDGDIDYINTHGTSTPAGDMKELQAVNETFGDKIPLISSTKSLSGHSLGAAGVHEAIYCLLMMENNFITASANVDELDEAAGNIPVVTTRKDNADLNLIMSNSFGFGGTNASLVFKKYSA, from the coding sequence ATGCGTCGTGTAGTAGTAACAGGTCTTGGCATTGTCAGCTGCCTAGGCAATGACAAAGAGAGCGTTCTAAACTCCTTACGCGAAGGCCAGTCTGGTATTCGTTTCGCTGAAGATTACAAAGAACATGGCTTTCGTAGCCACGTTTGTGGTCGTATTGATTTAGATTCAGAAAGGATTGATCGCAAAGTTCGCCGCTTCATGGGCGATGCTGCAACTTACGCTTACGTTTCTATGCAACAAGCCATTACAGATGCAGGTTTAACAGAAGACCAAGTATCCAATATTCGTACAGGCTTGGTTGCAGGATCTGGTGGCGCATCCGCTAAAAACCTTGTTGATTCCGCAGACACACTTCGAGAAAAAGGTGTGAAACGCGTTGGTCCATACCGTGTTACTCAAACTATGGGCAGTACTGTATCTGCTTGTTTGGCTACACCGTTCAAAATCAAAGGCGTTAACTACTCAATCACCTCAGCTTGCTCTACTAGTGCTCACTGTATTGGTAACGCAATGGAATTGATCCAGCTAGGCAAACAAGACATCGTTTTTGCCGGCGGCGGCGAAGAAGAAAGCTGGACTCAAACTTGTATGTTTGATGCCATGGGCGCCCTATCTTCAAAGTACAACGACACACCTGAAAAGGCATCACGCGCTTACGATGCAAACCGTGACGGTTTCGTTATTGCTGGCGGTGGCGGTATGCTAGTTATTGAAGAACTAGAACACGCTAAAGCTCGCGGTGCTAAAATCTACGCTGAATTAGTGGGTTACGGTGCAACGTCTGATGGCTATGACATGGTTGCTCCTTCTGGTGAAGGCGCAGTACGTTGTATGCAAATGGCAATGAGCACAATTGATGGCGACATTGATTACATTAACACTCATGGCACAAGTACTCCTGCTGGCGACATGAAAGAGCTACAAGCAGTCAACGAAACTTTCGGCGATAAAATCCCTCTGATTAGTTCGACTAAATCTTTGTCTGGTCACTCTCTAGGAGCAGCAGGCGTTCATGAAGCAATCTACTGCTTGCTAATGATGGAAAATAATTTCATCACCGCATCAGCAAACGTTGACGAGCTTGATGAAGCAGCAGGCAATATCCCTGTTGTCACAACTCGCAAAGATAATGCAGACTTGAACTTGATTATGTCTAACAGTTTTGGGTTTGGCGGCACTAACGCCAGCCTAGTATTCAAAAAATACTCTGCGTAA
- the murJ gene encoding murein biosynthesis integral membrane protein MurJ: MSEKKSALDKESKSLSLLRSGVLVSICTFLSRILGLVRDAALAYVLGASGSADAFYVAFKIPNFFRRLFAEGAFAQAFVPVLSDYRVKDGKDEVRALISAVSGSLALVLLCITVIFMVCAPWVVYVFAPGFTGDDGQAALASELLVITFPYLLFISLTALAGGILNAHGEYAVPAITPIFLNISLIIATLFFARTAAQAETAVAWGVFFAGLIQLMFQIPFLARLRLLPMPTLGFRHPGVKRILLLMGPALFGVSVGQINLLLDTVLASFLQTGSITWLYLSDRLYELPLGIFAIAISTVILPSLSRSFSGGEASTFSETLDWALRILLLIAIPSSLALFMLAEPLIATIFYRGELTVNDVHMAAQSLQAYSLGLVFMMLIKVLAPGYYARQDTKTPVRIGIIAMVSNMVLNLILVWPLGHVGLALATSLSAALNAFLLWRGLYKKQYHVFSAQWGRLLRILLSATVALGGCLYMFLLQGWQWTQMEDLYRVGCTLVVVVCGVLVYVLVAVAAGLRPSIFKH; the protein is encoded by the coding sequence ATGTCTGAAAAAAAATCCGCCCTTGATAAAGAGTCTAAGTCTTTGTCTTTGTTACGTTCTGGTGTCTTGGTTTCTATTTGTACTTTTCTTTCTCGTATTCTTGGTTTGGTGAGAGACGCTGCTTTAGCTTATGTATTGGGTGCGAGTGGCAGTGCGGATGCTTTTTACGTTGCTTTTAAAATTCCTAACTTTTTTCGTCGATTATTTGCCGAGGGGGCGTTTGCTCAAGCGTTTGTCCCAGTGTTGAGTGATTACCGGGTGAAGGATGGTAAGGATGAAGTACGAGCGCTTATTTCTGCGGTATCTGGATCGCTTGCTTTGGTGTTGCTGTGTATTACTGTGATTTTTATGGTATGTGCCCCCTGGGTTGTTTACGTATTTGCGCCAGGTTTTACTGGCGATGATGGTCAGGCGGCATTGGCATCAGAGTTACTGGTCATTACTTTTCCGTATTTGCTGTTCATTTCCTTAACGGCTTTGGCGGGTGGAATTCTAAATGCTCATGGTGAATACGCAGTTCCTGCTATTACGCCGATTTTTCTGAATATCTCACTCATTATTGCGACGCTGTTTTTTGCTCGCACGGCGGCTCAGGCTGAAACGGCGGTTGCTTGGGGGGTGTTTTTTGCGGGCTTGATTCAGCTCATGTTTCAAATTCCGTTTTTGGCGAGGTTGCGGTTGTTGCCGATGCCGACTTTAGGCTTTCGCCATCCTGGTGTGAAGCGGATTCTGCTTTTGATGGGGCCTGCTCTGTTTGGTGTGTCTGTCGGTCAGATCAATTTGCTACTAGACACTGTGTTGGCGTCTTTTTTACAGACGGGTAGTATTACTTGGCTGTATTTGTCTGATCGGCTGTATGAGCTGCCGCTGGGTATTTTTGCTATTGCTATTAGTACGGTTATTCTGCCTTCGTTGTCGCGCAGTTTTTCTGGCGGTGAAGCTTCGACGTTCTCTGAAACGCTGGATTGGGCGCTGCGAATTTTACTATTGATTGCGATTCCGTCTTCTCTGGCTCTATTTATGTTGGCCGAGCCCTTGATTGCAACGATCTTTTATCGTGGTGAATTAACGGTGAATGATGTTCATATGGCGGCGCAAAGTTTGCAGGCTTACTCGCTAGGCTTGGTGTTTATGATGTTGATCAAAGTCTTGGCGCCAGGGTATTACGCGAGACAAGATACCAAAACGCCTGTGCGTATCGGTATTATTGCGATGGTGTCGAATATGGTGCTGAATTTAATACTGGTCTGGCCGCTTGGGCATGTGGGGCTAGCGTTGGCGACAAGTCTTTCTGCGGCCTTGAATGCCTTCTTGTTATGGCGAGGCTTGTATAAAAAGCAATATCACGTATTTTCAGCTCAGTGGGGGCGTTTGTTACGTATATTGTTGAGTGCTACCGTGGCGCTTGGTGGATGTTTGTACATGTTTCTTCTTCAAGGGTGGCAATGGACTCAAATGGAGGATTTATATCGGGTAGGCTGTACCTTGGTTGTTGTTGTTTGTGGGGTGCTGGTGTACGTTCTGGTCGCGGTGGCGGCTGGTTTGCGTCCTTCTATTTTTAAGCATTAG
- the ribF gene encoding bifunctional riboflavin kinase/FAD synthetase, which translates to MELIRGIHNIRSKHKECVLTVGNFDGVHLGHGAILARVKALAKQYNSPAAIMIFEPQPREFFAPETAPGRIGRLRDKVRLLEGQGIDYVLCMPFNPKLQQLDAQAFCQQILLDGLSVNHLVVGDDFRFGCDRQGDFYYLQEFGSQHGFDVENTPSVLNALNERVSSTLVRKALERGDISAAQMNMGHTVSLSGRVIHGQQLGRKLGFPTANVHLKGIKAALSGVYAVTFMVDGVSHNGVANIGVRPTVQGKTPILEVHLLDFTGDLYDKYVQVTFCHFIRAERKMASLDALEKQIQCDKEEALRFFANQ; encoded by the coding sequence ATGGAGTTAATTCGCGGTATTCATAATATCCGATCAAAGCATAAAGAGTGCGTGCTGACGGTAGGGAACTTTGACGGTGTTCATTTAGGGCACGGTGCTATTCTAGCGCGCGTCAAAGCCTTGGCAAAACAATATAACTCGCCTGCCGCTATTATGATTTTTGAGCCGCAGCCGAGAGAGTTTTTTGCTCCGGAGACTGCGCCTGGCCGTATTGGTCGTCTACGAGATAAGGTTAGACTGTTGGAAGGGCAAGGTATTGATTATGTACTTTGTATGCCGTTCAACCCTAAGCTCCAGCAACTAGACGCGCAGGCATTTTGCCAGCAAATTTTATTAGACGGTTTGTCAGTAAATCATTTAGTAGTAGGTGATGACTTTCGCTTTGGTTGTGATCGACAAGGTGATTTTTATTATTTGCAAGAATTCGGTAGTCAGCATGGCTTCGATGTCGAAAATACACCGTCGGTGTTAAATGCTCTGAATGAGCGAGTGAGTAGTACTTTAGTTAGGAAAGCGCTGGAACGGGGTGATATTTCAGCAGCCCAAATGAACATGGGGCATACGGTCTCGTTAAGTGGTCGTGTGATACATGGGCAGCAGTTGGGGCGAAAATTAGGTTTTCCAACGGCCAATGTTCATCTTAAAGGAATTAAGGCTGCGTTGTCTGGGGTGTATGCTGTGACCTTTATGGTTGATGGTGTTTCTCACAATGGTGTAGCGAATATTGGTGTGCGTCCTACTGTTCAAGGTAAAACGCCCATATTAGAAGTACATTTATTAGATTTTACTGGTGACCTGTACGACAAGTATGTGCAGGTGACTTTCTGTCATTTTATTAGGGCAGAGCGAAAAATGGCCAGCTTAGATGCGCTGGAAAAACAAATTCAATGTGATAAAGAAGAAGCGTTACGCTTTTTTGCTAATCAGTGA
- a CDS encoding diacylglycerol kinase produces the protein MAKPGKVGLDRVLSASKYSYQGLRAQWKHEAAFRQEAVLFMISLPFAIWFGDTGLERAVLIFSVGLVLVVETLNSSVEAVVDRISSEHHELSGRAKDLGSAAVMLALLLAAVVWLVVLFG, from the coding sequence ATGGCAAAGCCGGGTAAAGTGGGTTTGGATCGAGTGTTGAGTGCTTCGAAATATTCCTATCAAGGTTTGCGAGCGCAATGGAAGCATGAGGCGGCATTTCGTCAGGAAGCTGTGCTTTTTATGATTTCTTTACCTTTTGCTATCTGGTTCGGTGATACGGGGCTTGAGCGTGCGGTGCTTATTTTCTCAGTTGGTTTGGTGTTGGTCGTAGAGACGCTAAACTCAAGTGTTGAAGCTGTGGTCGATCGAATTAGTAGTGAACATCATGAATTATCGGGTCGTGCGAAAGATTTAGGTTCGGCGGCCGTTATGTTGGCGTTGCTTTTGGCTGCAGTGGTTTGGCTGGTGGTTTTATTTGGCTGA
- the rpmA gene encoding 50S ribosomal protein L27 translates to MAHKKAGGSTRNGRDSESKRLGVKRFGGQVVIPGNILVRQRGTQFHPGAGVQIGKDHTLFAVVEGQVKFEVKGKFKRRTVSVVAA, encoded by the coding sequence ATGGCTCATAAAAAGGCGGGTGGTAGTACTCGTAACGGTCGCGATTCCGAGTCGAAACGATTAGGTGTCAAACGTTTTGGTGGTCAAGTTGTGATCCCAGGTAACATCCTTGTTCGTCAGCGTGGTACACAATTCCACCCTGGTGCAGGTGTTCAAATTGGTAAAGATCACACTTTGTTCGCTGTTGTCGAAGGCCAAGTGAAGTTTGAAGTGAAAGGTAAGTTTAAGCGTCGTACAGTTTCTGTCGTAGCTGCTTAA